From Bacillus rossius redtenbacheri isolate Brsri chromosome 16, Brsri_v3, whole genome shotgun sequence, a single genomic window includes:
- the LOC134540387 gene encoding peptidylglycine alpha-hydroxylating monooxygenase isoform X2 produces the protein MATAHHMLLYGCKTPGSQKAVWNCGEMAQHDNSLEASSPCAAGSQVIYAWARDAPPLSLPPEVGFQVGGKSPIQYLVLQVHYAHIDQFADGSTDNSGIFLHYTERPMEKLAGVILLGTGGMIPPMRREHMETMCRMKEKKTIHPFAYRTHTHSLGKVVSGYRVREDENGVDQWTLLGKRDPLTPQMFYPVLSNVTVTTGDMLAARCTMENNRRDWVMSGPTNNDEMCNFYLMYWVDQTTPLDMKYCFSSGPPHYYWTQSTKLNNIPDMAASSLDS, from the exons ATGGCAACAGCGCACCACATGCTGCTGTACGGCTGCAAGACCCCGGGCAGCCAGAAGGCAGTGTG GAACTGCGGGGAAATGGCGCAGCACGACAACAGCCTGGAGGCTTCCAGTCCATGCGCGGCGGGCTCGCAG GTGATATACGCGTGGGCCAGAGACGCGCCGCCGCTGTCCCTCCCGCCGGAGGTGGGCTTCCAGGTGGGCGGCAAATCGCCCATCCAGTACCTGGTGCTGCAGGTGCACTACGCCCACATCGACCAGTTCGCAG ATGGCAGCACAGATAATTCCGGGATATTTCTGCACTACACAGAGCGGCC CATGGAGAAGCTGGCGGGCGTGATCCTGCTGGGCACGGGCGGCATGATCCCACCCATGAGGAGAGAGCACATGGAGACCATGTGCCGGATGAAGGAGAAGAAGACCATCCACCCGTTCGCGTACCGCACCCACACGCACAGCCTGG GCAAGGTGGTGTCCGGCTACCGCGTGCGAGAGGACGAGAACGGCGTCGACCAGTGGACCCTGCTGGGCAAGCGGGACCCGCTCACGCCGCAGATGTTCTACCCCGTGCTGAGCAACGTGACCGTCACGACGGGAGACATGCTG GCTGCGCGCTGCACCATGGAAAATAATCGTCGTGACTGGGTTATGTCGGG GCCGACCAACAACGACGAGATGTGCAACTTCTACCTGATGTACTGGGTGGACCAGACGACCCCGCTCGACATGAAGTACTGCTTCTCGAGCGGGCCGCCGCACTACTACTGGACGCAGTCCACCAAGCTGAACAACATCCCGGACATGGCGGCGAGCAGTCTCGACTCGTAG